In Gemmatimonadetes bacterium T265, one DNA window encodes the following:
- the ddlA gene encoding D-alanine--D-alanine ligase A, with product MNIAVVLGGYSAERDVSLASGLRIAGALRARGHTVTCVDPAAVDAEGVLSRAAEEALLAAGVGTAPPSLDALAALGEGARGRGERAGIPPALATWPAVQDADVLLLALHGGQGEDGTLQALLDLAGVPYTGSGHLGSALAMDKHRSKLVFRAAGVETADWRMAPLGADAAGRRAFAAEALGALGLPVIVKPSKQGSSVALTVVRDADALWPAVDLAARYDDEVMVERFVAGRELTVGVLGDRELPVIEILPSHEIYDYECKYTAGMTEERVADLPPAVASALQRQARLAFDALGLRGYARVDFRLDAAQLGHCLEVNTLPGMTELSLLPQGAAAAGLDFGALCEEIVRLAVTHAAGAAPAGGVPAAGTAAPARGF from the coding sequence ATGAACATCGCGGTGGTGCTCGGCGGCTATTCCGCCGAGCGCGACGTTTCGCTCGCCTCGGGGCTGCGGATCGCGGGCGCGCTGCGCGCCCGCGGCCACACGGTCACCTGCGTCGACCCCGCGGCCGTAGACGCCGAGGGCGTGCTGTCGCGCGCCGCCGAGGAGGCGCTGCTCGCGGCCGGGGTCGGCACGGCGCCCCCGTCACTCGACGCGCTCGCGGCGCTCGGGGAGGGCGCGCGGGGCCGGGGTGAGCGCGCCGGCATCCCGCCCGCGCTCGCCACGTGGCCGGCCGTGCAGGACGCCGACGTGCTGCTGCTCGCTCTACACGGCGGCCAGGGGGAGGACGGTACGCTGCAGGCGCTGCTCGATCTGGCCGGCGTCCCGTATACCGGGAGCGGCCACCTCGGCTCCGCGCTCGCGATGGACAAGCACCGCTCCAAGCTCGTTTTCCGCGCCGCGGGTGTGGAGACGGCCGACTGGCGCATGGCCCCGCTCGGCGCCGACGCGGCCGGCCGGCGGGCGTTCGCGGCCGAAGCGCTCGGGGCACTGGGATTGCCGGTGATCGTCAAGCCGAGCAAGCAGGGGTCGAGCGTGGCCCTGACCGTGGTGCGCGACGCGGACGCACTCTGGCCGGCCGTGGACCTCGCGGCGCGCTACGACGACGAGGTGATGGTCGAACGCTTCGTCGCCGGCCGCGAGCTCACGGTCGGCGTGCTCGGCGACCGCGAGCTGCCGGTGATCGAGATCCTTCCCTCGCACGAGATCTACGACTACGAGTGCAAGTACACGGCGGGGATGACCGAGGAGCGCGTCGCCGACCTGCCGCCGGCGGTCGCGTCGGCGCTACAGCGGCAGGCGCGGCTCGCCTTCGACGCGCTCGGCCTGCGCGGGTACGCGCGCGTAGACTTCCGGCTGGACGCGGCGCAGCTCGGCCACTGCCTGGAGGTGAACACGCTGCCGGGGATGACCGAGCTGAGCCTGCTGCCGCAGGGGGCGGCGGCGGCGGGGCTCGATTTTGGTGCGCTGTGTGAAGAAATCGTGCGGTTGGCGGTGACGCACGCCGCTGGTGCCGCCCCCGCCGGCGGCGTTCCCGCCGCCGGAACCGCCGCCCCCGCCCGGGGTTTCTGA
- a CDS encoding glutaminyl-peptide cyclotransferase: MIRPLAIALTALLAMSCRGNDAAPPADSATASATPTGPANYVATVVRSYPHDPAAFTEGLFIKDGKLYEGTGLEGKSDIRRTDLATGTVELRRPLDPKYFGEGIVAFGDVLYELTWKNGKAFTYDLATFAPRPQTFTYYGEGWGLTTDGESLIMSDGTARLRFLDPKTFAVRRTLDVHDGASPVSQLNELEWVKGELLANIWQSQQIVRIDPKTGAVTGWIDLSTLPLATDRTGKEDVLNGIAYDAAQDKLYVTGKNYARLYEVRLDRR; this comes from the coding sequence GTGATACGTCCGCTCGCGATCGCCCTCACCGCCCTGCTCGCGATGTCCTGCCGCGGCAACGACGCCGCCCCGCCCGCCGACAGCGCAACCGCCTCCGCGACTCCCACCGGCCCCGCCAACTACGTCGCCACCGTCGTGCGCAGCTACCCGCACGACCCCGCGGCGTTCACCGAGGGGCTGTTCATCAAGGACGGGAAGCTCTACGAGGGGACGGGCCTCGAAGGCAAGAGCGACATCCGCCGCACCGACCTCGCCACCGGCACCGTCGAACTGCGGCGCCCGCTCGACCCCAAGTACTTCGGCGAGGGGATCGTCGCGTTCGGCGACGTGCTCTACGAGCTCACCTGGAAGAACGGCAAGGCGTTCACCTACGACCTCGCCACCTTCGCGCCGCGCCCGCAGACGTTCACGTACTACGGCGAGGGGTGGGGGCTCACGACCGACGGCGAGTCGCTCATCATGAGCGACGGCACCGCGCGCCTCCGCTTCCTCGACCCGAAGACGTTCGCCGTGCGCCGCACGCTCGACGTGCACGACGGGGCGTCGCCCGTCTCGCAGCTGAACGAACTCGAGTGGGTCAAGGGCGAGCTCCTCGCCAACATCTGGCAGAGCCAGCAGATCGTCCGCATCGACCCCAAGACGGGCGCGGTCACCGGCTGGATCGACCTCAGCACCCTCCCGCTGGCGACCGACCGCACGGGCAAGGAGGACGTGCTGAACGGGATCGCCTACGACGCGGCGCAGGACAAGCTGTACGTGACCGGGAAGAACTACGCCCGGCTGTACGAGGTGCGACTGGACCGGCGGTAG
- a CDS encoding cystathionine beta-synthase, translated as MATLLSPVDTLTDPHVRHRTPYASVLETIGWTPLIRLARFGRSTRTPLYGKAEFFNPGGSVKDRIGLPIVEAAERAGALRPGGTIVEGTSGNTGVGLAIAAAMRGYKCIFTMPDKMSQEKVRLLKAFGAEVIITPTAVPPDHPDNYVMMAKRIAKETPGAILAGQFDNQANPDAHYATTGPELWEQTGGRITHFVAAAGTGGTLSGVGRYLKERNPDIQIIAADPVGSILAALWRQGRDPRAPAGEPAPFKVEGIGQDKLPATLDLAVLDDYVTVSDRDAFAAARRLTREEGLFVGGSAGLIAHAALALARRLDDPNACVVTFLCDTGERYLSKLYNDEWMRENQLLEPDRVTLGALVAGKAQGDGTAPSTLVATAPGALVRQALGLMRLHDVSQLPVMDGDACVGSVTEQFLTTRSLESTRFLDATVGEVMDEPFPVVGAEEPADAVTKLLSKTTPALLVAEGGRVVGIVTRGDMLQFLMAR; from the coding sequence ATGGCCACTCTGCTCTCGCCCGTCGACACGCTGACGGACCCGCACGTCCGGCACCGCACCCCCTACGCTTCGGTCCTCGAGACGATCGGCTGGACGCCCCTCATCCGGCTCGCGCGCTTCGGGCGGAGCACCCGCACGCCGCTCTACGGCAAGGCGGAGTTCTTCAACCCGGGCGGGTCGGTGAAGGACCGCATCGGCCTGCCGATCGTCGAGGCGGCCGAGCGCGCGGGGGCGCTCCGGCCCGGCGGGACGATCGTCGAGGGGACGAGCGGCAACACCGGCGTCGGACTCGCGATCGCGGCGGCGATGCGGGGCTACAAGTGCATCTTCACGATGCCGGACAAGATGAGCCAGGAAAAGGTGCGCCTGCTCAAGGCGTTCGGCGCCGAGGTCATCATCACGCCGACGGCGGTCCCGCCGGACCACCCGGACAATTACGTGATGATGGCCAAGCGGATCGCCAAGGAGACGCCGGGCGCGATCCTGGCCGGCCAGTTCGACAACCAGGCGAACCCGGACGCGCACTACGCGACGACGGGCCCCGAGCTGTGGGAGCAGACGGGCGGGCGGATCACGCACTTCGTCGCCGCGGCGGGCACGGGCGGCACGTTGTCTGGCGTGGGCCGCTACCTGAAGGAGCGGAACCCCGACATCCAGATCATCGCCGCCGACCCGGTGGGGTCGATCCTCGCCGCGCTCTGGCGGCAGGGCCGCGACCCGCGCGCGCCCGCGGGGGAGCCGGCGCCGTTCAAGGTCGAGGGGATCGGGCAGGACAAGCTGCCGGCGACGCTCGACCTCGCGGTCCTCGACGACTACGTCACGGTGAGCGACCGCGACGCCTTCGCCGCCGCCCGCCGGCTGACGCGCGAGGAGGGGCTCTTCGTCGGCGGCTCGGCCGGGCTCATCGCGCACGCGGCGCTGGCCCTCGCGCGGCGCCTCGACGACCCGAACGCGTGCGTCGTGACCTTCCTCTGCGACACGGGCGAGCGCTACCTCTCGAAGCTCTACAACGACGAGTGGATGCGCGAGAACCAGCTCCTCGAGCCGGACCGCGTCACGCTCGGCGCGCTCGTCGCCGGCAAGGCGCAGGGCGACGGGACCGCGCCGTCGACGCTCGTCGCGACCGCGCCGGGCGCGCTCGTGCGGCAGGCGTTAGGCCTGATGCGCCTGCACGACGTGTCGCAGCTCCCGGTGATGGACGGGGACGCCTGCGTCGGCAGCGTGACCGAGCAGTTCCTGACGACGCGCTCGCTCGAGAGCACGCGCTTCCTCGACGCGACGGTGGGCGAGGTGATGGACGAGCCGTTCCCGGTCGTCGGGGCGGAGGAGCCGGCGGACGCGGTGACCAAGCTGCTCTCGAAGACCACGCCGGCGCTGCTCGTCGCGGAGGGGGGGCGCGTGGTCGGGATCGTCACGCGCGGGGACATGCTGCAGTTCCTGATGGCCCGGTAG
- a CDS encoding hydrolase — MVAALAPRHRCVAADLRGFGDSPAPPTGYTVGDSADDVAALVLGLGLDGSSGPYVLVGHSMGGKVALALAARRPAGLAGLVLVAPSPPTPEPMTEASRARTLATYGDRAAAVETARRITMRPLAPAAFDQIVADSLRTSRPAWDAWMREGSREDLAALAPRVNVPTLVVAGGEDPVMAHAMLEREVRDRVAGARMVDVPHVGHLVPVEAPADLARVIGAFIA; from the coding sequence GTGGTCGCCGCGCTCGCGCCGCGCCACCGCTGCGTCGCCGCCGACCTGCGTGGCTTCGGCGACTCGCCGGCGCCGCCCACCGGCTACACGGTCGGCGACTCCGCCGACGACGTCGCGGCGTTAGTCCTCGGGCTCGGGCTGGATGGCTCGTCCGGCCCGTACGTGCTCGTCGGGCACTCGATGGGCGGCAAGGTCGCGCTGGCGCTCGCGGCGCGGCGGCCGGCCGGGCTCGCGGGGCTCGTCCTCGTCGCGCCCTCGCCCCCGACGCCGGAGCCGATGACCGAGGCGAGCCGGGCGCGCACGCTCGCCACCTACGGCGACCGCGCGGCCGCGGTCGAGACGGCGCGCCGGATCACGATGCGCCCGCTCGCCCCGGCCGCGTTCGACCAGATCGTCGCCGACAGCCTGCGCACGTCGCGCCCCGCGTGGGACGCGTGGATGCGGGAGGGGAGCCGCGAGGACCTCGCGGCGCTGGCGCCGCGCGTGAACGTGCCCACGCTCGTCGTCGCGGGCGGGGAGGACCCCGTGATGGCGCACGCGATGCTCGAGCGCGAGGTGCGGGACCGCGTCGCCGGCGCGCGCATGGTCGACGTCCCGCACGTCGGGCACCTCGTGCCGGTCGAGGCGCCCGCGGATCTCGCCCGCGTGATCGGCGCGTTCATCGCGTGA